A genomic region of Micromonospora sp. NBC_01796 contains the following coding sequences:
- a CDS encoding WXG100 family type VII secretion target has protein sequence MATYGLNPDGLLASGEELRGVTRSIEQALADLDQVVNRFITANVGNTASSYQTAQNTWHLGMGQMNAALNSGASAIDQIRDTYQVADTQGAALFDGSI, from the coding sequence ATGGCGACCTACGGCCTCAACCCGGACGGCCTGCTGGCCAGCGGTGAGGAACTGCGCGGGGTGACCCGGTCGATCGAGCAGGCGCTGGCCGACCTCGACCAGGTGGTCAACAGGTTCATCACGGCGAACGTGGGTAACACCGCGAGTTCGTACCAGACGGCGCAGAACACCTGGCACCTGGGCATGGGCCAGATGAACGCCGCCCTCAACTCGGGTGCCTCCGCGATCGACCAGATCCGGGACACGTACCAGGTCGCGGACACCCAGGGCGCGGCCCTGTTCGACGGCTCGATCTAA
- a CDS encoding YbaB/EbfC family nucleoid-associated protein, translated as MSSPLHNQIEQAYAELERSQAALAGVQEELAGAQTTVTSKNRAITVTVDSRGDLVDIKFLTRSYRTMPSAELATLLIETIAEARTKAQAAVAATFQSVLPTGMSALDMINGTVDFEEMMREAIRIANEPFPGDEPTEQPKPGGGR; from the coding sequence ATGTCCAGCCCGTTGCACAACCAGATCGAGCAGGCGTACGCCGAACTCGAACGCAGCCAGGCCGCGCTCGCCGGGGTGCAGGAGGAACTCGCGGGCGCCCAGACCACGGTCACGTCCAAGAACCGGGCGATCACCGTCACCGTGGACAGCCGTGGCGACCTGGTCGACATCAAGTTCCTCACCCGGTCGTACCGGACGATGCCGTCGGCCGAACTGGCCACCCTGCTGATCGAGACGATCGCCGAGGCGCGGACGAAGGCGCAGGCGGCGGTGGCGGCGACGTTCCAGTCCGTACTGCCGACCGGCATGTCCGCACTGGACATGATCAACGGCACGGTCGACTTCGAGGAGATGATGCGGGAGGCGATCCGGATCGCGAACGAGCCGTTCCCCGGTGACGAGCCGACCGAGCAGCCGAAGCCGGGAGGCGGCAGGTGA
- the eccCa gene encoding type VII secretion protein EccCa, translated as MPSGEISLQEPPELPEIQAGGLRGAMTFLPMMLMSGVMMLMFVGPSRGGPMTWMMAGLLVVAMGGMMIGQMAMSGGDRKRRLGGDRRDYLRYLAQNRRRVRRYVGQQRDASAWRHPEPGTLWSVAMTTRRWERRGTHPDFLELRVGTGRQRLATRIAPMQTKPIEDLEPLSAKSLRRFIKAYSTIEDQPVALFLRGFAQIRITGADDERRSVLRALVAQLVTFHAPEEVMIALCLGGDGAGAWEWAKWLPHVQHPVDQDAAGSARLVAENIEEVERLLGDAFSARPRYEQGATPSRDEPYVLVICDGGRIPTGARMASGGYRNALLVELGTAPPATPRELLWLDVADGQVEMVRHDAVGREARSPLAKADGLSVAKARAVARILAPYRLSIATEPAAEALTSDFDLATLLDIGDLSRLDVSRMWATRAPADRLRVPIGIDSDGVPVELDIKESALGGMGPHGMLIGATGSGKSELLRTLVLALAATHSSETLNLILVDFKGGATFLGLDRLPHTSAVITNLADEAALVSRMRDALHGELVRRQELLRQAGGFSSALDYERARSQGAGLDPLPTLFVVVDEFSELLAAHREFIDLFVMIGRLGRSLAVHLLLASQRLDDGRIAQLESHLSYRIGLRTFSAMESRSVIGVPDAHELPAQPGNGYLRTHVSTLIRFKAAYVSGAYRPKTARVRQEVVQQQVVPYLLDHVPYRVPEESAAAPDVPEGAEPEANSASVLAVVVDQLADQGPPAHQVWLPPLGAPPTLDQLLPALAPDPEYGLRAPDWPGNGRLVVPVGFVDKPFEQVRELMTVDLSGVGGHLGVAGGSQSGKSTLLRTVIGGLALTHSPREVQFYCLDFGGGALASIADLPHVGSVASRLDTDRVSRTLAEIAALIADRERRFSTLGVDSMATYRQRRADGTITDDPYGDVFLVVDGWFTLRQEFEAGEAAIRQVVARGLNFGVHLLLTTARWSEVHHGMRDQIGTRLELRLGDPVDSAIDLRLAATVPHTPGRGLTAQKTHFLGGLPRIDGLADPNTVAEGARGLAAMVGDFWDGPAAPAVRTLPAVLPAADLPAPDGDLRVALGLDEERMRPVWHNFEEVPHLTALGDTESGKTALLRHLAEAVTRRFTPKEARIMVVDFRRQLFESIPEEYRLGYSVSPDSTKEAVAQAVEGLRSRVPGADITPERLRRRDWWTGPRLFVLVDDYDLLSGHDSPLQPLIPFLPQGTDIGFHLVLTRGAAGVMRMSMDPLIRRLQETNSPDVALSCPASEGPLLGNTKPRILPPGRALLCTRRGSRLIQTAWVEPPAGQAVSVPASDADARPGS; from the coding sequence ATGCCCTCCGGCGAGATCAGCCTCCAGGAGCCGCCCGAGCTGCCCGAGATCCAGGCGGGCGGGTTGCGCGGCGCGATGACGTTCCTGCCGATGATGCTGATGTCCGGGGTGATGATGCTGATGTTCGTCGGCCCGTCCCGGGGCGGGCCGATGACCTGGATGATGGCCGGACTGCTGGTCGTCGCCATGGGCGGCATGATGATCGGCCAGATGGCGATGAGCGGCGGCGACCGCAAGCGGCGGCTCGGCGGCGACCGGCGCGACTACCTGCGCTACCTGGCCCAGAACCGGCGGCGGGTGCGGCGGTACGTGGGGCAGCAGCGGGACGCGAGCGCCTGGCGGCATCCCGAGCCGGGCACGCTCTGGTCGGTGGCGATGACCACCCGGCGCTGGGAGCGGCGCGGCACCCACCCGGACTTCCTGGAGCTGCGGGTCGGCACCGGCCGGCAGCGCCTGGCGACCCGGATCGCCCCGATGCAGACCAAGCCGATCGAGGACCTGGAGCCGCTGTCGGCCAAGTCGTTGCGCCGGTTCATCAAGGCGTACAGCACGATCGAGGACCAGCCGGTCGCCCTCTTCCTGCGCGGCTTCGCCCAGATCCGGATCACCGGCGCCGACGACGAACGCCGCTCGGTGCTCCGGGCCCTGGTCGCCCAGCTCGTCACCTTCCACGCCCCGGAGGAGGTGATGATCGCCCTCTGTCTCGGTGGCGACGGGGCCGGCGCCTGGGAGTGGGCCAAGTGGCTGCCCCACGTGCAGCACCCGGTCGACCAGGACGCCGCCGGCTCGGCCCGGTTGGTCGCGGAGAACATCGAGGAGGTCGAACGCCTGCTCGGCGACGCCTTCTCCGCCCGCCCCCGGTACGAGCAGGGCGCGACGCCGAGCCGGGACGAACCGTACGTGCTGGTGATCTGCGACGGCGGGCGGATCCCGACCGGTGCCCGGATGGCCTCCGGCGGTTACCGCAACGCGCTGCTGGTCGAACTCGGCACCGCGCCGCCGGCCACCCCGCGCGAGCTGCTCTGGCTGGACGTGGCCGACGGGCAGGTGGAGATGGTCCGGCACGACGCGGTGGGGCGGGAGGCGCGCTCCCCGCTGGCGAAGGCCGACGGGCTGAGCGTCGCCAAGGCCCGCGCGGTGGCCCGGATCCTGGCGCCGTACCGGCTCAGCATCGCCACCGAACCGGCGGCCGAGGCGCTGACCTCCGACTTCGACCTCGCCACCCTGCTCGACATCGGCGACCTGAGCCGGCTCGACGTGTCCCGGATGTGGGCGACCCGGGCACCGGCCGACCGGCTCCGGGTGCCGATCGGGATCGACTCCGACGGGGTACCGGTGGAGCTGGACATCAAGGAGTCGGCGCTCGGCGGGATGGGCCCGCACGGGATGCTGATCGGCGCCACCGGGTCCGGCAAGAGCGAGCTGCTCCGTACGCTGGTGCTGGCCCTGGCCGCGACGCACTCCTCGGAGACGCTGAACCTGATCCTGGTCGACTTCAAGGGTGGGGCGACCTTCCTCGGGCTGGACCGGCTGCCGCACACCTCCGCCGTGATCACGAACCTGGCCGACGAGGCCGCCCTGGTCAGCCGGATGCGCGACGCCCTGCACGGCGAGTTGGTACGGCGCCAGGAACTGCTCCGGCAGGCGGGCGGGTTCAGCTCCGCCCTGGACTACGAACGGGCGCGGTCCCAGGGCGCGGGGCTCGACCCCCTGCCCACCCTCTTCGTCGTGGTCGACGAGTTCAGCGAACTGCTCGCCGCGCACCGCGAGTTCATCGACCTGTTCGTGATGATCGGACGGCTGGGCCGGTCGCTCGCGGTGCACCTGCTGCTGGCCAGCCAGCGCCTCGACGACGGGCGGATCGCCCAGCTCGAATCGCACCTGTCGTACCGGATCGGCCTGCGTACGTTCTCCGCGATGGAGTCCCGGTCGGTGATCGGGGTGCCGGACGCGCACGAACTGCCCGCCCAGCCGGGCAACGGCTACCTGCGTACGCACGTGTCGACCCTGATCCGGTTCAAGGCCGCGTACGTCTCCGGGGCGTACCGGCCCAAGACCGCCCGGGTACGCCAGGAGGTGGTGCAGCAGCAGGTGGTGCCGTACCTGCTGGACCATGTGCCGTACCGGGTGCCGGAGGAGAGCGCGGCGGCGCCGGACGTACCGGAGGGGGCCGAGCCGGAGGCGAACTCGGCGAGCGTGCTGGCGGTGGTGGTGGACCAACTCGCCGACCAGGGGCCGCCGGCCCACCAGGTGTGGCTGCCCCCGCTGGGCGCCCCGCCCACCCTGGACCAGCTGCTGCCCGCGCTCGCCCCGGACCCGGAGTACGGTCTGCGGGCACCGGACTGGCCCGGCAACGGCCGCCTCGTGGTGCCGGTCGGTTTTGTCGACAAGCCGTTCGAGCAGGTACGGGAGCTGATGACGGTCGACCTGTCCGGGGTCGGTGGGCACCTGGGTGTGGCCGGTGGTTCGCAGAGCGGCAAGAGCACCCTGCTGCGTACGGTCATCGGCGGTCTGGCGTTGACCCACAGCCCGCGCGAGGTCCAGTTCTACTGCCTGGACTTCGGTGGCGGTGCGCTGGCGTCCATCGCGGACCTGCCGCACGTCGGGAGTGTCGCCAGCCGGCTGGACACCGACCGGGTGAGCCGGACCCTGGCCGAGATCGCCGCCCTGATCGCCGACCGGGAACGGCGGTTCAGCACCCTCGGCGTGGACAGCATGGCGACCTACCGGCAGCGTCGCGCCGACGGCACGATCACCGACGACCCGTACGGCGACGTGTTCCTGGTGGTCGACGGCTGGTTCACCCTGCGGCAGGAGTTCGAGGCGGGTGAGGCCGCGATCCGTCAGGTCGTCGCCCGGGGCCTGAACTTCGGCGTACACCTGCTGCTGACCACCGCCCGCTGGTCGGAGGTGCACCACGGGATGCGCGACCAGATCGGCACCCGGCTGGAGTTGCGCCTCGGTGACCCGGTCGACTCCGCGATCGACCTGCGGCTGGCGGCGACGGTGCCGCACACTCCCGGCCGGGGTCTGACCGCGCAGAAGACGCACTTCCTCGGCGGGCTGCCGCGGATCGACGGGCTGGCCGACCCGAACACGGTCGCCGAGGGTGCCCGGGGGTTGGCCGCCATGGTGGGCGACTTCTGGGACGGCCCGGCCGCCCCGGCCGTCCGTACGCTGCCGGCGGTGCTGCCCGCCGCCGACCTGCCGGCACCCGACGGCGACCTGCGGGTGGCGTTGGGGTTGGACGAGGAGCGGATGCGGCCGGTCTGGCACAACTTCGAGGAGGTCCCGCACCTGACCGCGCTCGGTGACACCGAGAGCGGCAAGACCGCCCTGCTGCGCCACCTCGCGGAGGCGGTGACCCGCCGGTTCACGCCGAAGGAGGCGCGGATCATGGTGGTCGACTTCCGCCGTCAGCTCTTCGAGTCGATCCCGGAGGAGTACCGGTTGGGTTACTCCGTCTCGCCGGACTCGACGAAGGAGGCGGTGGCGCAGGCCGTCGAGGGGCTGCGCAGCCGGGTGCCGGGCGCGGACATCACCCCCGAACGGCTGCGCCGACGCGACTGGTGGACCGGTCCGCGCCTGTTCGTCCTGGTCGACGACTACGACCTGCTCAGCGGGCACGACAGCCCGCTGCAACCGCTGATCCCGTTCCTGCCCCAGGGCACCGACATCGGTTTCCACCTGGTGCTGACCCGAGGTGCCGCCGGGGTGATGCGGATGTCGATGGATCCGCTGATCCGGCGGTTGCAGGAGACGAACAGCCCGGACGTGGCGCTGTCCTGCCCGGCTTCCGAGGGGCCGCTGCTCGGCAACACCAAGCCGCGCATCCTGCCGCCGGGGCGGGCACTGCTGTGCACCCGGCGGGGCAGCCGGCTGATCCAGACCGCCTGGGTGGAGCCGCCGGCCGGGCAGGCGGTCAGCGTACCCGCCAGCGACGCCGACGCCCGGCCCGGATCGTGA
- the eccD gene encoding type VII secretion integral membrane protein EccD, with translation MTIVASGEMCRLVVCGPDRQVEVAVPAQVLVADLLPALLHHLGENLADTGLLHGGWVLQRLGAPPFDEDGTVASLGLRDGEVVHLRPRSEQIPPVDFDDLIDGIATGVQSRAGRWRPEMIRWAALGLLAVLFGVGWAVLALTGPPTPRALTAGGLALACLVTAFAVTRAGGDRVFGLVCAFAAIGYAGLAGCLVPDLDHTGIGVRLAGPELFAGSVAALAAASIGLALVGWAGPLFAGILTTGLFAAGGAALAAFVPLAADRAAAVVAVAATVAGTAAPMLAFRLAGLRLAPLPTEPEHLQEEIDPEPSEPLLARTAAADRYMTGLYAGLAFVVGIALVLVGAAGGWASITLVLLVTLVRVLAARPMNSGWHRLAMAAPAVAGLVAVTLEAAVTAQPWPRLLVPVALVPLGTVLLMVVARIMPGRRMMPYWGRIGDLSQTVATVAMFPVLLAVLDVYRYARSLGG, from the coding sequence GTGACCATCGTCGCCAGTGGAGAGATGTGTCGGTTGGTCGTGTGTGGACCGGACCGGCAGGTCGAGGTTGCCGTACCGGCCCAGGTGCTGGTCGCCGACCTACTGCCGGCGCTGCTGCACCACCTCGGCGAGAACCTGGCGGACACCGGCCTGCTGCACGGCGGCTGGGTGTTGCAGCGGCTCGGGGCGCCGCCGTTCGACGAGGACGGCACGGTCGCCTCGCTCGGCCTGCGCGACGGCGAGGTGGTCCACCTCCGGCCCCGGTCGGAGCAGATCCCCCCGGTCGACTTCGACGACCTGATCGACGGGATCGCCACCGGGGTGCAGTCCCGCGCCGGCCGGTGGCGTCCGGAGATGATCCGCTGGGCCGCGCTCGGCCTGCTCGCAGTCCTGTTCGGGGTCGGGTGGGCGGTGCTGGCGCTGACCGGTCCGCCGACCCCTCGGGCACTGACCGCCGGTGGTCTCGCGCTGGCCTGCCTGGTGACCGCGTTCGCGGTCACCAGGGCCGGCGGGGACCGGGTGTTCGGCCTGGTCTGTGCGTTCGCCGCGATCGGGTACGCCGGGCTCGCCGGCTGCCTGGTGCCGGACCTCGACCACACCGGGATCGGCGTACGGCTGGCCGGGCCGGAGCTGTTCGCCGGCTCGGTGGCGGCGCTCGCGGCGGCCAGCATCGGACTGGCCCTCGTCGGGTGGGCCGGTCCGCTCTTCGCCGGGATCCTCACCACCGGGCTGTTCGCCGCCGGTGGGGCCGCGCTGGCCGCGTTCGTACCGCTGGCCGCCGACCGGGCCGCGGCGGTGGTCGCGGTCGCCGCGACCGTCGCCGGCACCGCCGCCCCGATGCTCGCGTTCCGCCTCGCCGGTCTCCGGCTGGCACCGCTGCCGACCGAGCCGGAACACCTCCAGGAGGAGATCGATCCGGAACCGAGCGAACCGCTGCTCGCCCGGACCGCTGCCGCCGACCGCTACATGACCGGGCTGTACGCCGGCCTGGCCTTCGTGGTCGGGATCGCCCTGGTCCTGGTGGGTGCGGCGGGCGGCTGGGCGTCGATCACGTTGGTGCTGCTCGTCACCCTGGTCCGGGTGCTGGCCGCCCGGCCGATGAACAGCGGATGGCACCGGTTGGCGATGGCCGCCCCGGCGGTCGCCGGACTGGTCGCGGTCACCCTGGAGGCGGCGGTCACCGCGCAACCCTGGCCCCGGCTGCTGGTGCCGGTCGCGCTGGTGCCGCTCGGCACCGTACTGCTGATGGTGGTGGCCCGGATCATGCCGGGGCGCCGGATGATGCCGTACTGGGGTCGGATCGGTGACCTGAGCCAGACCGTGGCCACGGTGGCGATGTTCCCCGTCCTGCTGGCCGTGCTCGACGTGTACCGCTACGCCCGGTCGTTGGGGGGCTGA
- the eccB gene encoding type VII secretion protein EccB, whose product MQSRRDQVQAQSYVLGRLTSALVAAEPEAAENPHRRLLIGTVAGTLIAALVVAGFAVYGFLRPGGATSWRKPGTVVVEKETGSRYVLVDGRLRPVLNYSSALLLFGKKPAMTTVSATSLRSVPRGQSVGIVGAPDTLPAPTALAGTTWTVCAVAGRDAAGTLATATTLTVDRTPSGPVLGPDQGVVAQAPGGETFLVWRGRRYALTQTWLSRVFGYDGSPAPVEPGWLDQLPVGSDIGPVVVPGRGEPGPVVDGTQTQIGQLFVARIAGTAERHYLLQRDGLSQLTPTGVAVVSSDPETARAYGSRPVVPTELTAAALAGLPASKEPVLPGDLPETPPAVAPAGPGRVWCVRHGDPSGVVRLTAESPLPPGAVAAGDGAGVTRTAGTATAVAFAAGVGGLVRLGRPGQAPGTTYFVVTDAGIKYPLADPSVAQALGYPTSLAATVSPALLELLPTGPLLDPQRARG is encoded by the coding sequence ATGCAGTCGCGTCGGGACCAGGTGCAGGCCCAGTCGTACGTGTTGGGGCGGTTGACCTCCGCGTTGGTGGCGGCGGAGCCGGAGGCGGCGGAGAACCCGCACCGCCGGCTCCTGATCGGCACCGTCGCCGGTACGTTGATCGCCGCACTGGTGGTCGCCGGCTTCGCCGTGTACGGCTTCCTGCGGCCGGGCGGCGCGACCAGTTGGCGCAAGCCGGGCACGGTGGTGGTCGAGAAGGAGACCGGCAGCCGGTACGTCCTCGTCGACGGTCGGCTGCGCCCGGTGCTCAACTACAGCTCCGCCCTGCTCCTGTTCGGCAAGAAGCCGGCGATGACCACGGTCTCCGCGACCTCGCTCCGGTCGGTCCCGAGGGGACAGTCGGTCGGCATCGTCGGCGCGCCCGACACACTGCCCGCACCGACCGCTCTTGCCGGCACGACCTGGACCGTCTGCGCGGTGGCCGGACGTGATGCCGCCGGCACCCTGGCCACGGCCACCACCCTGACGGTCGACCGGACCCCGTCCGGCCCGGTGCTCGGCCCGGACCAGGGCGTGGTCGCCCAGGCGCCCGGCGGGGAGACCTTCCTGGTGTGGCGGGGCCGCCGGTACGCGCTGACCCAGACCTGGCTGAGCCGGGTCTTCGGCTACGACGGGTCACCGGCCCCGGTCGAGCCGGGCTGGCTGGACCAGCTCCCGGTCGGTTCGGACATCGGGCCGGTGGTGGTGCCCGGCCGGGGCGAGCCGGGACCGGTCGTCGACGGCACGCAGACCCAGATCGGTCAGCTCTTCGTGGCCCGGATCGCCGGCACCGCCGAGCGGCACTACCTGCTCCAACGGGACGGGTTGAGCCAGCTCACCCCGACCGGGGTCGCGGTGGTGTCGAGCGACCCCGAAACCGCACGGGCGTACGGGTCGCGTCCGGTCGTACCGACCGAGCTGACCGCCGCGGCGCTGGCCGGACTGCCGGCGTCGAAGGAGCCGGTGCTCCCCGGTGACCTGCCGGAAACGCCACCGGCGGTGGCACCCGCCGGACCGGGCCGGGTCTGGTGCGTACGCCACGGCGATCCGAGCGGCGTGGTCCGGCTGACCGCCGAGTCACCGCTGCCCCCCGGCGCGGTCGCGGCCGGCGACGGAGCGGGGGTGACCCGTACCGCCGGGACCGCCACCGCGGTGGCGTTCGCGGCCGGCGTCGGCGGCCTGGTCCGGCTGGGCCGGCCCGGTCAGGCGCCCGGCACGACCTACTTCGTGGTGACCGACGCGGGGATCAAGTATCCGCTCGCCGATCCCTCGGTGGCCCAGGCCCTGGGTTACCCCACCTCGCTCGCGGCGACGGTGTCGCCGGCGCTGCTGGAGCTGCTGCCGACCGGGCCGCTGCTCGACCCCCAGCGGGCGCGGGGGTGA